A part of Periophthalmus magnuspinnatus isolate fPerMag1 chromosome 14, fPerMag1.2.pri, whole genome shotgun sequence genomic DNA contains:
- the LOC117381516 gene encoding cornifelin-like, producing MKRSVTVQPQSEVFMRDASEWSTGLCHCCSDGDQSCWCFLCISCQTVKLRGQCLCLPLLDMCSVIHPIAMTLRATTRERYSIQGSFCVDCLLSTFCCPCVYCQVHREHQHRQLPSMLGDIVQRK from the exons ATGAAGCGCTCGGTCACAGTTCAGCCTCAGTCTGAGGTTTTCATGAGAGACGCCTCAGAGTGGTCCACAGGACTGTGCCACTGCTGCAGCGACGGAGACCA GTCTTGTTGGTGTTTTCTCTGCATCTCGTGTCAAACGGTGAAGCTTCGTGGACagtgtctctgtctccccctgttGGACATGTGCAGCGTCATCCACCCCATCGCCATGACGCTCCGGGCCACCACCAGGGAGCGCTACAGCATCCAG ggaTCGTTCTGTGTGGACTGTCTCCTCTCCACCTTCTGCTGTCCCTGCGTCTACTGTCAGGTCCACAGGGAGCACCAGCACCGACAGCTACCCAGCATGCTCGGCGACATCGTGcagaggaagtga
- the nhp2 gene encoding H/ACA ribonucleoprotein complex subunit 2-like protein, protein MTKVKKEKSAERAAEEEVPQEEAPQEEAPQERSYHELIANVNPIAQPLASKKLSKKLYKCVKKASKVKQIRRGVKEVQKFINKGEKGIVVLAGDTLPIDVYCHLPVMCEDHSLPYAYIPSKLDLGSSAGSKRPTCVILIKPHEEYQDQYNDVLEEVSTLPRPL, encoded by the exons ATGACGAAGGTGAAGAAGGAGAAAAGCGCAGAGCGAGcggcggaggaggaggtgccgcaggaggaggccccgcaGGAGGAGGCGCCGCAGGAGAGGAGCTACCACGAGCTCATCGCCAACGTCAACCCCATCGCGCAGCCTCTGGCCTCCAAGAAACTCAGCAAGAAGCTCTACAAATGCGTCAAAAAGG CGTCTAAAGTGAAACAGATTCGTCGAGGAGTCAAAGAAGTCCAGAAGTTCATCAACAAAGGAGAGAAAGG GATCGTGGTTCTGGCCGGGGACACTCTGCCCATCGACGTCTACTGCCACCTGCCTGTGATGTGTGAGGACCACAGCCTCCCCTACGCCTACATCCCCTCCAAACTg GACTTGGGGTCTTCTGCCGGGTCCAAGCGTCCGACCTGTGTGATCCTCATCAAACCTCATGAGGAATATCAGGATCAGTACAACGACGTCCTGGAGGAGGTGTCCACCCTGCCCAGGCCCCTGTga
- the LOC117381720 gene encoding guanylyl cyclase-activating protein 1-like: MGNHGSNLDEILAEDMHHWYNKFMKESPSGLITLFELKAILGLQGMNPDASSYVDQVFYTFDMDGDGYIDFVEYIAAISLLLKGEINQKLKWYFKLFDQDGNGKIDRDELETIFSAIQDITRNRNIDPEEIVSLIFEKIDVRGEGELTLEEFIEGAKNHPDIMDMLKNLMDLTPVLVIIINGRHS; encoded by the exons ATGGGGAACCACGGCTCAAACCTGGACGAGATCCTGGCGGAGGACATGCACCACTGGTACAATAAGTTCATGAAGGAGAGTCCGTCGGGGCTGATCACTCTGTTCGAGCTCAAGGCCATTCTGGGTCTGCAGGGAATGAACCCGGACGCCTCCAGCTACGTCGACCAGGTCTTCTACACCTTCGACATGGACGGG GACGGGTACATAGACTTCGTGGAGTACATCGCTGCCATCAGTCTGCTGCTGAAGGGCGAGATCAACCAGAAGCTCAAGTGGTATTTCAAACTGTTCGATCAGGACGGAAACGGGAAAATCGACCGTGACGAGCTGGAGACCATTTTCTCT GCGATTCAGGATATCACACGGAACAGAAACATTGACCCGGAGGAGATCGTCTCGCTCATTTTCGAGAAGATCGACGTCAGAGGAGAAG GAGAGCTGACGCTGGAGGAGTTCATTGAAGGAGCCAAGAACCATCCTGACATCATGGACATGTTGAAGAACCTGATGGACCTGACGCCTGTGctcgtcatcatcatcaatgGGAGGCACTCCTGA